The DNA window GAACCACGTGCTGTCGATGAACATCGACCGCCTGTGGCGCGCGAAGGCGGTGCGCCGCCTCGCCTGGGAACGCGCGCCAAACGGCCTGTACCTGGACAACTGCGCCGGCACAATGGACCTGGCCGTGGCCCTGGCCGGCCGCAAGGGCTTCGGCGGGCGCGTCGTGGGGAGCGACTTCACGTACGAGATGCTGGAACGCGGCGTGGCGGCGGGAAAGACGCGCGGCGCCGCCGTGGCCCCGGCCTGCGCCGACGCCCTGTCGCTGCCGTACCCCGACGCTGCCTTCGAGGGCGCCACGGTGGGGTTCGGCGTGCGCAACCTGGCGGACCTGGATGCGGGGCTGCGCGAGATGGCGCGCGTGCTGAAGCCCGGGGCCCGCTTGGTGATCCTGGAGTTCACCACTCCGTCGTGGCAGCCGTGGCGGTCGGTGTACCTGTTCTACGCCCGGCGCATCCTTCCCGTGGTGGGCGCCATGATCTCGCGCAACCGCAGCGCGTACACGTACCTGCCCGAGTCGGTGATGGAGTTTCCGCCGCCGCCGGAGCTGGCGCGCAGGATGGAGGCGGCCGGCTTTCGCGGGGTGAAGTGGGATACGCTGTCGGGCGGCATCGCGGCGATCCATTACGCGGAGCGGGCCGGGTGACGCTCTTTCGGGTGATCGCGGCCACGCTGCTGCTGAGCTTCTTCGGGTGCTGCGTCGCCTCGGCGGTGCTGCAGGTGGTGGCGTGGCGGCACGTGCGGCCGGGGATCGGGCCGTCGGTAAAGGGCATCTACAAGCCCGACGACATGCTCGACGAGGTGGGCATCCGGCAGATGAAGCTCGCGCGCTGGCTGCTGATCGTGGGTGCGGCGGCGTTCGTTTCGCACATCGTGGTCCTGCAGCTCGGAGTACGGCTTTCGGGGTAGCAAGGGCGCGCACGAGGGCACCGGACACACGAAAGCGTGCAGTCCACGAAGGTGGACATCGTGTGGTTGTTGCAGCGAATTCATTCGCCCGTGGGGGACTGCACCGCCAGCTGAGGGACCGAGTCTCAGGATTGGTGACCGCTACCGCGCCCGAGTTGAGAGGTGGCCTCTGGCTAGATCCTTCGGCCCGCATGGTGCCGGTGTACGGGCAGGTACGGTGCGCTTGGGCCTCAGGATGACAGGCTTTGGCGCGGTATCGGCCGGAGCGC is part of the Longimicrobium sp. genome and encodes:
- a CDS encoding ubiquinone/menaquinone biosynthesis methyltransferase, which encodes MPSTPAPRTALPAPGHKAAHVRQMFSSIAPSYDLLNHVLSMNIDRLWRAKAVRRLAWERAPNGLYLDNCAGTMDLAVALAGRKGFGGRVVGSDFTYEMLERGVAAGKTRGAAVAPACADALSLPYPDAAFEGATVGFGVRNLADLDAGLREMARVLKPGARLVILEFTTPSWQPWRSVYLFYARRILPVVGAMISRNRSAYTYLPESVMEFPPPPELARRMEAAGFRGVKWDTLSGGIAAIHYAERAG